One segment of Castanea sativa cultivar Marrone di Chiusa Pesio chromosome 3, ASM4071231v1 DNA contains the following:
- the LOC142628288 gene encoding uncharacterized protein LOC142628288, translating into MAAAASSGSNSLKEYLKRYGINDEEDKKKKKKKKKVQSKPDATGLLVVDEDPVWQKTVNLEEENSGDSADEEKPQVNEDIEVKRMRRLEQLRARRAYNAISEDGSGWVSLSPKCLNSNDPNSDMSPPRKQRIRNDTPSPEPEQDSGRDNIDLSPPRPNLNNDMSPPRKRRVRNDSPSPEPGVKLSTDLLNSDMSPPRRRQVLADNDRSNPDISPPRRGRRGSTYQDDFHAPLGSDLSPPRKSRKDLGRSGSPDLSPPRRRSTETNASHASLLPDLSPPRKSRKEAAVEEQRKTGLISGKDMREEIARTKKNDLLRFNEMDPSISGRGAEPTYRDKKGERISKEEFLKLRKKVKVEEKPKEIKLEWGKGLAQKREAEARLQELESEKDKPFARTRDDPELDKMLRERIRDGDPMAHLVKKKRPELVLPNLGDNEKMKESGFVVPQDIPDHSWLKRRLDAAPNRYGIRPGRHWDGVDRSTGFEKGLFKRMNEKRATETEAYLWSVSDM; encoded by the exons ATGGCGGCAGCTGCATCTTCGGGATCCAACTCTCTTAAAGAATATCTGAAAAGATATGGAATCAATGATGAAgaggataaaaagaaaaagaagaagaagaagaaggtccAAAGTAAGCCAGATGCAACGGGTCTTTTAGTTGTGGATGAAGATCCAGTTTGGCAGAAAACAGTCAATCTCGAAGAGGAAAACAGCGGCGATTCAGCTG ATGAAGAGAAGCCACAAGTTAATGAAGACATTGAGGTTAAGCGGATGAGGAGGCTTGAACAGTTGAGAGCCAGACGCGCATATAATGCCATATCAGAGGATGGAAGTGGTTGGGTTTCGCTCTCTCCTAAATGCTTGAATTCTAACGACCCAAATTCTGATATGTCTCCACCTCGTAAACAGAGGATTCGAAATGACACACCTTCACCAGAACCTGAACAGGATTCTGGCAGAGATAACATTGATTTGTCTCCTCCACGACCGAACCTGAACAATGATATGTCTCCACCTCGGAAACGGAGGGTTCGAAATGATAGCCCTTCACCAGAACCTGGAGTGAAGCTTTCAACTGATTTGCTGAATTCTGATATGTCTCCACCTCGTCGACGTCAAGTATTGGCAGACAATGATAGGAGTAACCCTGACATTTCTCCTCCACGACGGGGTCGTCGTGGTTCTACATATCAAGATGACTTCCATGCTCCCCTGGGGTCAGACCTTTCACCCCCAAGGAAAAGCAGGAAGGATCTTGGGAGATCTGGGTCACCTGACCTTTCCCCTCCACGTAGACGCTCAACTGAAACCAATGCTTCACATGCATCTTTGCTTCCTGACCTTTCTCCACCAAGGAAAAGCCGAAAGGAAGCTGCCGTGGAAGAACAGCGAAAAACAGGTCTGATTTCTGGCAAAGATATGAGGGAAGAGATTGCTAGAACTAAGAAGAATGATTTGTTGAG GTTTAATGAGATGGATCCTTCTATAAGTGGTCGGGGTGCGGAGCCTACATATCGGGATAAGAAAG GAGAACGTATATCGAAGGAGGAATTCTTAAAACTGCGAAAGAAAGTAAAAGTAGAAGAGAAGCCCAAG GAGATTAAGTTGGAGTGGGGCAAGGGCTTGGCTCAAAAGCGGGAAGCTGAAGCTAGGCTGCAGGAATTGGAATCTGAGAAGGACAAACCATTTGCGCGGACCAG AGATGATCCTGAACTCGACAAAATGCTGAGGGAGAGAATAAGAGATGGTGATCCCATGGCACATTTGGTGAAG AAAAAGCGTCCTGAACTAGTTCTCCCAAACCTAGGGgataatgagaaaatgaaggaatcAGGGTTTGTTGTTCCTCAGGACATTCCTGATCACAGCTGGTTAAAACGAAGATTAGATGCTGCTCCAAATAGATATGGTATAAGACCAGGAAGACATTGGGATGGAGTTGACCGTAGTACTG GATTTGAGAAGGGATTGTTCAAAAGGATGAATGAGAAACGAGCTACAGAAACAGAAGCATATCTTTGGTCTGTCTCCGATATGTGA